From the Solea solea chromosome 7, fSolSol10.1, whole genome shotgun sequence genome, the window TTACGGTGGTCAGCGACGACAGGCAGAAGATGGCACCGGAGCTCAGCACCACCCGAGCCTTGATCCCCGGGTGGCCCAGGCAGTTGGTGCAGCGGGCGCCCAGCAGGAAGATGAGGAAGCCCAAACATCCCAGGACCAGGCTGATGCAGATGAGGCCGCGGGCTGCCTGGAGGTCAGGTGACAGGTCCAGCAGGGCGTCATAGAGCTTACACTGCATCTGACCAGTGTACTCGCTGACACAGGTCATCCACAGACCCTCCCAGAACACCTGCATGACCACCAGATGGGTGCCGATGAATGCGGTCACCTTCCACATGGGCAGGGAGCAGATCAGGATGGTCCCAGCAACACCTATCATCGACAGGCTGATGCCCAGCTCCTGCAGAGCCATGGGACAGGAAGTAGACTCACACCctggaaaaaaggacaaatattAACTTCCTTTAATCTCATCCTGGCTATTCCCAGTGATTTTTATTCAAAACTACTTctcttactttcttttttctccggGCTTTCCTATAAACTGAATGTTAATTAACTAAGAAGTTAAGCTCAGAAATGAGGAAGGAaagatatcttttttttattattttggatGTTGTCTGAAAAGTTTAGGTCCGTTCCAGGCCACTTGATATAATTTGGTAAAGATGTAGGTATTTTCTAGCCATGGATGCAAATGGCCACTAGGCGGCAGTatgtcacacaaataaaaacaatggtaAAGCTCACAGCTACAAATTAAGTAAATTAAAATCATGTCAAGAGCTGCCAGTGACTGGAGGTAAGATAGAGAATATGttgggaaaaacaacaataataataactaataatataatataatataaataataacattgtgTTACAGAATAAATGCTTACATAAAAGGAGAATATTACATTTATGTTTTGTGGTACACTCAGATGATGAAACggattttgatttgttttatttacaaatttTTAAGCAAGAAATCATGAAATACTGCCACATTAATATAACCTTCATGTTAACATTAACCCCGGGATGTGACTTGATTTAAGAAACATCAATCTTTAAACATCTTCGATGCTCAAAAGTAAATCCATGTATTACCAACATTGAGAGGAAATATttatagtttctttttttaaacatcgtCAGCTCTTCTGACTCATTCTGTGACGCCTGAGTTATTTGACTCCCTTTTTTATCTTTGATATAGAAGCTGATAACATAGCACTCCCATGAGGTCAGTGGTCTCACATCAGGAGTGTCAGGTTATAGtttctttcaaaaacaaatgaaaacatttaaaagtatatAAAGCTTTACTAACTAAACACCTCAGCCAACAGTAGGCATGTAAGTCTGTGACTCACTGTTTGTTTCCTGTGCGGTGATCTCGGGTAAATACCTGCCAAACGGGTTCTCATACTACTCTCGGTTTGCTTTTAATAACCACATAATCAGAATAAGTATCATCatgaagacagaaacacagtggaaactaACTAACAAAGAAAGttatttaatgtgaaaaatacagacacaaattcaaaagaaaaaaaacctcacaaagTTTTATAATTtcccaaacatttcaaacacagtttaaacacactttaaacGATACCTGTATGCACAGTGGACGTTCATTACCAAGGGTCATGTTCAGCTTTAAAGTCTCTTAAATTCAAACGCACATTCCTTCATCATGAattgtcctttttcttcaggCTTTTCAGCAGCTAAtgaaaagcttaaaaaaaatccttcattaaACTCCAAGTTTCTTGAGTACAAGCACAGATGCTCATCTTCAAATGTATGTCTTTGTTGGTGTCAAGGATCGGAACGAAGTGTCTTTATTGGTTGACTTGTTGAGGAGGTAGTTCACAGATGGGGGATGGTCTTCTTTGGGGGGACAGGTGGCACACAGGAGCCCCCCTCCCAGGAGCAGCAGGGCCCCGGCTCCCCAGCCGATGTACAGCGAGGCCCCGAGCTCCCTCTTCTGTGCGTCTATAAGCAGAGGGCTGTAAAAGTTCCTGATGATGGAGCCGGCAGTCCAGCAAACTGGGATGAGGCAGAGGAGCCCACTGATGATCAGCACCACGCCGGCCGCCACTGAGGCCCTCGCCTTGGCCCTCTCCTCTGCGATGAAGTTGGTGCACTTCCCACCAGCGAAAGCGATGAGGAGCCCCACGATGCCCGTGATGATGGAAACCACAGTGAGGGCTCGAGCCGCCTGCAGGTCTGCGCTCAGAGCCAACATGGAGTCGTACACCTTACACTGCATCTGGCCTGTGCTCTGAACCACGCAGTTCATCCAGATGCCCTCCCATATGATCTGTGATGTCACTATGTTGTTGCCGATGAAAGCGGAGACCCTCCACATGGGCGCGCCACAGACGACGATCACCCCAATCCAGCCCAAAAGGGCCAGAGCACAGCCGGCCATCTGCATGCCCATGGAAGCCATTGTCCTCTGAGTCTCTCTGTGCGTctgtgagaaaatattgcaagcTGATCAGGTGTAAATGTGCATCTGAAGCAGAGAGAGGAACGAGAATGAAGGAAAGGAGGCGTGAAAGCCAAGCTATTAAGGACGCTTAGATTTCAGGGCCTGCCAAAGAATACCAGCCATGCCGGATTCTTTGTTGTCAAGGACAATGAAGGTTGGGGTTTCGATTATTATTCTCGTGGATGGTGATGAGGATTGTGTTACTCAAGGTTTCTTTGTGTCACCtttgaatgtgacagaaaagacgTGTAGGCAGCTTGAATGCAGAGGGATGCAAAGAACACAGTCGTGTTTGACGGACAGATCCTACAGTGACACTGTTTACACAAAAGACAAGACGCTGAAGCACTGAGActttgtatgtactgtatgtgtgcacatgcatgttcACACTGATTAGAATGATGTTAAGTGGTTTAAAAGGGGAAGTCCTTGCTTTGTTTACTGTCACTTCACATGTACAACTAAAGAAATCTGGCAAATGTCAAATTACCTGTACATAGTTGGTGACATTTTTGTTGCgatttctttccattttttttctttttcttgaacATTTAAATCCACACTGTGACAAATAATTGCCCATGAGCTATCCTaaaggccactttattaggtacagagggCACTTAATTAAGTAGCaggagtggcacctggtgtggtGTTCTGCTTCTGTAGCTTATTTACTTCACGGTTTGAcctgttgtgtgttcagagatggtcttacATACATAatgcataccttggttgtaaggAGTGGTTATATAAATGACCATTGTGAGCTACTGTTGCCTCTCTATTTTTCCAATtcaatgtatttataaagcacatttaaaaaaaacaacactgctgaccaaagtgctgtacataataaagcaaaacattcaaacagagcacaacacacatactgtaccaaGTGAGAGGCAAAAAACAGGACATATACAGCACAACTCACATTGATTCGAATGCCAAAGagaaaagatttgtttttaagacagacttaaaaacaggaagtgatgacgCCTGCCTAATGTGTAGCAGCAAAGGCCCGATCACACCTGAGTGTTTTTTGGGACGACCAAAAGCTGCTGAATTAAGGCAGAGCCATATAAACAACCTCTGGTATCAAACAGGCATTGTCACCCAGTGAACTGCAGCCCACTGACTATTTTCTCTTTCGCAGACCACTCTCTGTAACCCTAGAGGGAATATTCCAATAGTTTTTGATATACTCAGACCAGCCAAAGTCACtgaaatcacctttcttcctcattctgatgctcggtttgaacATCAGCAGGGCGTCTTGACCACGTGGACATGCCTACATGAAGTCGTGATTGGCCTATTATGTATTTTGTGAAAAAGCCGCAAGcggttgaacaggtgtacctaataaagtggctggtgagtgtatatTGCCTATTCTTTGATGGTTAaggagggagctggagccaaacTTACAGTGGGTAAGATGTattgtacaccctggacagatcgccagccTATTACAGGCAGGACAAACAACCGtgcactcacattcacacctacaggaAGAAAGTACTCGGAGAGAACCAAGTGTAGTGACGTCACACTTAAGAATCTGAACTCAATCAAGGTTGAAGGGTTTATTGCTCAACTTCCATTCAGAGCTCTTTTTACAACCACTGTAGTCCCCTCATAGTGGCTTTAGAATATAATCTGACTTCCGGGTTGTTCTCAGCCATAAAGAGTAGATCCACATGCATACTCCACacagaaaactcaaactgaGAATCTATTGTCAAATACTGTCTGtgataaatatacacatttttctAACAACTTTTGTTTATAtgcatacaaacataaaaaggaaggaaggaaaaaactacagaaaaacagctgaaatgtGCTCATGGTAAATAAAAACTTAGATGTTTTGGTTATTTACGTTGCTCGGCTGGTGTTGCAACAGCGTGTGACGAAAGTAATCACTCTCAAAAATCCTAACTGGTTCATTTAGTTTGTCTCTGCAATTTAAAATGGCAGCTGAGGAATGTGATACCAGCTCAGGGTGTGAACCAGCCTTACGTCACGTTTGTCTTTCAGAACATGGAGGAAATGCACATGTGACCATAAGGTCCTTGTCAATAGCAGTGTTGTAAATGTAACACAGTAGAAATACTTTGTTAAATTCACGTatatgtactttactttgttgtttacttttactccactacatttcctctcactatctttgttactcgttactaccaaataaaatcagaagaggaagagttggtaatggtctgtatttatatagagcttttctagtcttgatgagctgctttacactcgAGTTTCCACACATTGACACATCgttcatactcattcacacgctgcaacatggggttcaGTGTTTTGCTCAATGACACATAATAGACTAGCAGAGGCAGGAAATGAGACCACAGACCTAACCTTCCcataccactgagccaccattgctcaatcctaactgctcacttttttaaaaaaaaatacttttacttcttaaacttaagtacatttaatCACTTTTGATGCAGTAACTGTCATATActtgacttttacttaagtaatattttaaaaagtgacttcaacttcaagtcattttctggtaagatacctTGAGTACAAGTATCcattttaggtactttatacaagactcagttatatgatatatatatacatatatatatatatatatatatagattattACATACACTGTTCACTATAAGTTGCAGGTTTAGTGCGGGAGAAACAGATGTTTATGATCATTTGTACATCATCACATGTACCGTATAGTTATTTTTGGGATTAGCTGTCTGCAAGGAACTAGGTCACTGTGGTTGTAAATGTCTATCATGAAACGCTATGCCAGTGGTTCTGAAAGTCTGGGTCATGACCACAGATGGGTGGCTGGGTTTTCTTTTGTGTCCCCACGAAATCATTTTTTCCAACAAATCTTTACGATTCATgcgtatatattttaaataacattaacgTAAACAAACCTTTCAGAGAAATGATtagtttaccaattcaaaattaTACTAGGTGTCACATAtgtggctgtaaatgagtcGCTTCATCAGAGGGGACAGAGCTTTTTCTGTTAAACATGCCCACtcactgtccacttttaaaatgcatctGACCCAGTATGAGACATTGGTTTTATCTTCtttatagttttattgatgtggttttttgtgttgtttttattctttctacagtattttattgttttattgtttgttcttaggtctattaggtctcacgtttttatattttatttgttttatttatctctgatgtacggCCCTTTGTttcatctgttgttgttttaaagtgctttataaattaagttggattggattggacaaATTAGATTTGGGTCATGATAGTTTAAAAACTAGTTTCTACCTTTTCCCCCCAAAACTGCTCTGACTGCGCTTTAAAGATTATTTCCTTTACCAAattcattaaaacatattttcttttttttagtgcacACATCATCAGCACTTTTTCTAAGTGCTGATGATGTGTGCACTAAAAAAAATGGTTGACATTGGTCACACCCAAATAAATTAAGTTTATGAAAACGAAAAAAGTTAGAAAATTGCTTCCTTTAGAGCTTAATTCAGGTAGATGTTTCTTCTTGGTACAAACTAAACCGACACATTGCAGGTCAGCGTTCCTGTTAACAAGCTTTGATTGGCACTCAGGTCTGTACAACTGGTTAAGCAGGTTTAATGCTTGCATGAGGAGCTCAAACAAGATGGATGTTTTCAAATGCACGTAAGATACACTgtagttgtgtttttatataatatatacttattttTAAGTGCAATCAGTCTGAAACAGACAGTTTCTTCCATGAATGAGAGACGGGAGGGGTCATCACTGAATCCCCCAACCGTGGTGTAATCAATGGACtatgttttgtgaaattttgctGAGTCACTCCATGTAGATTCTTTCGCTTCCTCGTCAATTATGCTGTACTTTTATTCAACGTTTCATTGTCTCTGCCGGCAAGAACACATCTGGCCCTCAAATTATTTACTACTACTATCAGTGATGACCTCACTGTGATAGAACTTAAAACTAGCAGCAAGAATGTAAACTACAGCATAAAAATGACTGCTCAACTCTGGATGAAGTAAACGAAGACACTTTCATATGAATtaagtaaatgtttttattaaaaatccGTGAtttcaataaacacaaaacaaagtgtttCAACAATTGTAATGAAACAAAGATGCTTgtaaaatattttacaaaataaattcacACTATATTACATCGTAGCTCTTTTTTCTGACCTCTTCGCACAGCTCACATTTGCCAAACATTGAGAGAAAAATCAGGTTTGATACAAGCTTAATATAGAACAGCTGTCATTAAGTCCAGTCTTCATGCTGATGGAAGATTTTCACACCACATCTCTGCAATGCATTTCCTCGTTCTTTTTGAGAAACATTGTCGTCGCCTCCACCAAAAGACCTCTGAATTTCTCAGAAAATCAGTTTTATCACTTCAAAGTGAGACATCATTTGTGGTGCTCTCAGCAACTCACAGCAGGAACTCAGGAAAGGAGGGTTACTCAAGGAAGGGGAAGatagttttcagttttttactCAGAAGAGCGGCACTCTCACACGTAGGCCCGGCTGGTGGCTGTGGACCTGGCACCGGCGTACTTGACTGGATACTCTGGGCTGTCTTTGGCTGGGCAGGAGCTGCAGAGGAGGGCACCACccaggagaagaagagcagcTGTGCCCCAGCCGATGTAGAGCGCGGCCCCCAGCTCTCTCCTCTGCGCGTTGGTCATGATTGGGTTGTAGAAATCCCTGATGATGGTGTTGGCAGACCAGCACACAGGGATGAGGATGAGAACACCAGCGCAAATAAAGATAATCCCTGCGGCGATGGCCACCTTGGCTTTGGCGTTCTGGTTCTCCACAAAGTTGGTGCACTTGCCACCGGCAATGCCCACGATGACGCCGAAGGCCGAGACGATAATGGCGATGACCACGAGAGCCCTGGCGGCCTGGAGGTCCTGAGGTAGAGCCAGGAGAGAGTCGTAGATCTTGCACTGCATCTGGCCCGTGCTCTGCGTGACACAGTTCATCCATAAGCCTTCCCAGATGACCTGCGCTGTCACAATGTTGGCTCCAATAAAGGCCGTGACCTTCCACATGGGGAGGGCGCACACGATGATCGTCCCCAGGAAGCCGATGACTGCCAGGGCAAAGCCCAGCATCTGTCGTCCCAATGACACCATGATGAGTCTGCTGAAGAGTGAAGGGTTTCTGGAGCAAGTAAAGTGTGTCAGATAAGTGTGGTTTGTAAAGCTGAATAAAGACTGTGGCACATCTGCTTCAGTTATAAAGATGTCTTTCACATGAAGGTGGAGTCACAGTGTCCTTCCCTCTGACCTGAAACCTGTGTGTAGTACAACTTTCCTGTCCAACCAGATTCTTCACATTATCCGTATGTCGACGGGGAGTAGTTTCGACGAGATGAACATCAATGACTCTATGTAAATGAGGCCCCGTGAAGACGCACCACATTCCTCATTCAAACAATGCAGTGCCAGTGGCGAGCCTTTGATTGGGCCAATTACTGGAAGATCAGGTCCAGTCACTGGTTTcaggtttaaaaaacaacaccatcatGGGTGAGAGTATCACCGGATGTAAGACGTTTACAGAGAGCGCCATTCCCCCCCCCCGGCCTTACTCATGATTCTGTTCCATCATTGGCAAATATATAGCAGGAAAtgagcaatgtttttttttcactcagaaAGTTTTCACAATTACAGATTAATGTTGTAGTTAATTACATCATAAATTAGTTAGTCCCTGGTTGGGACAGTGATCGAAAGATTCGATTTAAGACTATATTTaagaaaatcattattttataaGAGATGAAGGAAAACTTAAACCACACACAATGGCAAAAACCAATATACAAAGACTTTCTTATATTTCAAAAACCTTTATTCAGTATCCATTCCCCCAGTTGTAATAgggcctttttaaaaaaatgtagtaTTTACTGAAATTCAAATAAACCTTTATGAAA encodes:
- the cldnj gene encoding claudin j, producing MALQELGISLSMIGVAGTILICSLPMWKVTAFIGTHLVVMQVFWEGLWMTCVSEYTGQMQCKLYDALLDLSPDLQAARGLICISLVLGCLGFLIFLLGARCTNCLGHPGIKARVVLSSGAIFCLSSLTTVTAVAWTANTVISDFHNPRVPEVLKRELGAAIYIGFVTSGLVFCGGAILCTSCPPQRARFPNSGYTRARTPPQGSYAFKNYV
- the LOC131462346 gene encoding claudin-4-like produces the protein MVSLGRQMLGFALAVIGFLGTIIVCALPMWKVTAFIGANIVTAQVIWEGLWMNCVTQSTGQMQCKIYDSLLALPQDLQAARALVVIAIIVSAFGVIVGIAGGKCTNFVENQNAKAKVAIAAGIIFICAGVLILIPVCWSANTIIRDFYNPIMTNTHRETQRTMASMGMQMAGCALALLGWIGVIVVCGAPMWRVSAFIGNNIVTSQIIWEGIWMNCVVQSTGQMQCKVYDSMLALSADLQAARALTVVSIITGIVGLLIAFAGGKCTNFIAEERAKARASVAAGVVLIISGLLCLIPVCWTAGSIIRNFYSPLLIDAQKRELGASLYIGWGAGALLLLGGGLLCATCPPKEDHPPSVNYLLNKSTNKDTSFRSLTPTKTYI